The Fluviicola sp. genome contains a region encoding:
- a CDS encoding NADH-quinone oxidoreductase subunit C: protein MSNLTNEAVLSRIQGKFGEAVRNAEEPYGLLTIEIEAAKAHDLIQWLKTDEVLKVSFLTLIGGAHFPNDKGREICVNYHLHSFVNNVRLRVRAFLPIENPSIQSITDIYVGADWQERESYDFFGIIFEGHPNLTRILNEDDMDYFPMRKEYHLEDATREDKDDRFFGR from the coding sequence ATGAGTAATTTGACAAACGAAGCGGTACTGAGCCGTATCCAGGGAAAATTCGGAGAAGCTGTTCGCAATGCCGAAGAACCTTACGGATTATTGACCATCGAGATTGAAGCTGCGAAAGCTCATGATTTGATCCAATGGTTGAAAACAGATGAGGTTTTGAAAGTTTCTTTCCTGACCCTGATCGGTGGAGCTCATTTTCCAAACGATAAAGGACGCGAGATCTGTGTAAACTATCACCTGCATTCCTTCGTGAACAATGTGCGTTTACGCGTTCGTGCATTTCTTCCGATCGAAAACCCGAGCATTCAGTCCATTACGGATATTTATGTAGGAGCTGACTGGCAGGAGCGTGAATCGTATGATTTCTTCGGGATAATTTTCGAAGGACATCCGAACCTGACTCGTATCCTGAATGAAGACGATATGGATTACTTCCCGATGCGTAAAGAATACCATTTGGAAGATGCAACAAGAGAAGATAAAGACGATCGCTTCTTCGGTCGGTAA
- a CDS encoding T9SS type A sorting domain-containing protein gives MRKFITGMFLLMGLNGWGQIDTVFLSQEKLADTIYHKLSAKAPTGYLANKLTLLPVDSLLLKTGQFEGDSTGYKSNADRMIQWLYEMNSMAFDKTLLPPMDSVFNEAYSYVGEMDFELEIIVVPIGIFELEYNTVDEELGLSNGILGKETSVFSDLDPLDQSIVSTDTSLLAGPLFDYFSSDVMGIVLKSDFFISNIRSISDVQSVELGRDSTWKTIMFDEVTYFAPHYDSIQFFQIRITYTDSTSKLFGFILNTPEVLQEDKPKIFFDPGEWEGDDDDYATGCKKKDKEGAGCTRCGMIQKDGNKLKWCMIPACGRYRPEKPYILVTGYRPPMFGQGFKKTWTIYNDWHDNLLQNLRGQEYDIFIVKFNMAGKPYKHGMQESAELLETFLIDLNMNLKTGQYFENIIQGSSMGEEIARLTLLRMEKKHMDYSQNYPHHHTRLNNAYDANFFGANIPLGYQYQVYSANYYKSNILGGNGYMTPTPLINGVHYFLSTFLLATVNQKSFKELVAYHAAFDNDNIFLSPIQEINYTEPSYHWRRQNFLDALTEVDNGEHIFPMPVATRNIAISLGKIEGKNSDGTEEYNNAGEYWQNISFLGYRFRVGTAKYMPSGQTFQIFKRQLPPLFLNPFQTVCKHEVNVSLMQEIDNVSGSFMNGVGNFISVSDWTFFPITQIYNGKAFYSHKSVVTALGINRNLWPADGSMTVNVKDLGLMYNQFDIVNIPQSNHYGYPNLGRPNDHFQVTPFEAIYIDNKINPHIILKDDEATDLKALNDFIFDEAEPWYLKLQNQNVGSRARSNYKYYVRRRALHWITVGHLVTPATDPGDYVTRANAVVDLRAGDEINLKPGVHFMNGSTVHLKIEFERCEATDLTPGETSPGEYTGSEHPERKLDTEELRRVWKSVRIYPNPTLDGTFSLKADPEVLISAIRIYNMFGVLISETNNMETLEYHHRSALSTGTYLIQVSTGSKTETHKLVVL, from the coding sequence ATGAGAAAGTTTATAACAGGAATGTTCCTGCTCATGGGATTAAATGGGTGGGGACAAATAGACACCGTTTTCTTATCACAGGAAAAACTGGCAGATACCATTTATCATAAGTTGTCGGCCAAGGCCCCAACCGGGTATTTGGCGAATAAACTAACGCTTTTGCCTGTGGATAGCCTCTTGCTTAAAACCGGTCAATTTGAGGGTGATTCCACCGGGTATAAATCAAATGCCGACAGGATGATCCAATGGTTGTATGAGATGAACAGCATGGCATTTGATAAGACGCTCTTACCACCTATGGATTCTGTTTTCAATGAAGCTTACAGCTACGTGGGTGAAATGGATTTCGAACTGGAGATCATCGTTGTTCCCATAGGCATCTTTGAACTGGAATATAATACTGTAGATGAAGAGCTTGGGTTAAGCAATGGAATATTGGGAAAAGAAACTTCTGTATTCTCTGATCTGGATCCGTTGGATCAATCGATTGTTTCAACGGATACATCCCTGCTTGCCGGGCCATTATTCGATTATTTTTCGAGTGACGTCATGGGAATAGTGCTGAAAAGCGACTTTTTCATAAGCAATATCAGGAGTATCAGTGACGTGCAGTCCGTTGAATTAGGTCGGGATAGTACCTGGAAAACCATCATGTTTGACGAAGTAACCTATTTCGCTCCACACTATGACTCCATTCAGTTCTTCCAAATACGAATTACTTATACCGACAGTACTTCAAAATTATTTGGTTTTATCCTGAATACTCCGGAAGTACTGCAGGAAGACAAGCCCAAGATTTTTTTCGATCCGGGAGAATGGGAAGGTGACGACGATGATTATGCAACCGGCTGCAAGAAAAAAGACAAAGAAGGAGCGGGTTGTACCAGATGTGGCATGATCCAAAAAGATGGGAACAAATTGAAATGGTGTATGATCCCGGCATGTGGAAGATACCGTCCTGAAAAACCCTATATTTTAGTCACCGGGTACCGTCCGCCGATGTTCGGCCAGGGATTCAAAAAAACGTGGACCATTTATAACGATTGGCACGATAACCTGCTCCAAAACCTGCGTGGACAGGAATACGACATCTTTATTGTGAAATTTAATATGGCCGGTAAACCTTATAAGCATGGGATGCAGGAGTCGGCCGAATTGCTCGAAACATTCCTGATTGATCTGAACATGAACCTGAAAACCGGGCAGTATTTTGAAAACATTATCCAGGGTTCTTCCATGGGAGAAGAAATTGCCCGTTTAACCTTGTTGCGCATGGAAAAAAAGCACATGGACTACAGCCAGAATTATCCGCATCACCACACAAGGTTGAATAATGCTTACGATGCCAATTTCTTCGGGGCGAATATTCCGTTGGGTTACCAGTACCAGGTTTATAGTGCGAATTATTACAAGAGTAATATTCTCGGGGGTAACGGATACATGACTCCTACACCGCTGATAAATGGGGTGCATTATTTTTTAAGCACTTTTTTATTGGCAACCGTCAATCAAAAATCATTCAAAGAGCTGGTGGCTTATCATGCGGCGTTCGATAATGACAACATCTTCTTGTCTCCCATACAGGAAATTAATTATACGGAACCTTCCTATCATTGGAGAAGACAGAATTTCCTGGATGCTCTGACTGAGGTAGATAACGGTGAACACATTTTCCCGATGCCGGTAGCAACAAGGAACATCGCTATTTCTTTGGGAAAAATTGAAGGAAAAAACAGCGATGGGACCGAGGAATACAACAATGCAGGAGAATACTGGCAGAATATTTCCTTCCTGGGCTACCGGTTCCGGGTTGGAACAGCGAAGTACATGCCATCCGGGCAAACCTTCCAGATCTTTAAACGGCAATTGCCGCCTTTATTCCTGAACCCGTTCCAGACCGTCTGCAAACACGAGGTCAATGTATCCCTAATGCAGGAAATTGACAATGTATCCGGTTCGTTTATGAATGGCGTCGGGAATTTCATTTCGGTGTCCGATTGGACCTTTTTCCCCATCACCCAGATTTACAACGGGAAAGCCTTCTACAGCCACAAATCGGTAGTGACGGCTCTGGGGATTAACCGGAATCTCTGGCCGGCAGACGGCAGTATGACAGTGAATGTAAAGGATTTGGGATTGATGTACAATCAATTTGACATAGTTAATATTCCCCAGTCAAATCATTATGGTTATCCGAATTTGGGACGTCCGAATGACCATTTCCAGGTCACTCCTTTTGAAGCCATTTATATCGACAACAAAATCAATCCACACATTATTTTAAAGGATGATGAAGCTACTGACCTCAAAGCTCTGAATGATTTCATCTTTGACGAAGCAGAGCCCTGGTATCTGAAACTGCAGAACCAAAACGTCGGCTCCAGAGCGCGATCCAATTATAAATACTACGTGCGTCGCCGGGCACTCCATTGGATTACAGTGGGACACCTGGTAACTCCCGCTACCGATCCGGGAGATTATGTAACCCGGGCAAATGCGGTAGTGGATCTACGCGCGGGAGACGAGATCAACCTGAAACCCGGAGTGCATTTCATGAATGGTTCAACCGTGCATCTGAAAATTGAATTTGAACGCTGTGAGGCTACTGATTTGACACCTGGTGAAACTTCTCCGGGGGAGTATACCGGTTCGGAACATCCTGAGCGAAAGCTGGATACGGAGGAGTTGAGGAGAGTCTGGAAATCAGTCCGGATCTATCCCAATCCGACGCTTGACGGGACTTTTTCTTTGAAAGCTGACCCGGAAGTGCTAATTTCAGCTATCCGGATCTACAACATGTTTGGGGTTTTGATCAGTGAAACAAACAATATGGAAACATTGGAATACCATCACCGCTCCGCATTAAGCACAGGGACCTATTTGATCCAGGTAAGTACCGGTTCAAAAACTGAAACACATAAATTGGTTGTATTATGA
- a CDS encoding tetratricopeptide repeat protein, which translates to MKQALIFCCLLLLSFAGSAQTSTDQQLANLYYNNGEFEKALPYFEKIITKQSTKFDQLRYVDCLEKTNQVKDAEKFLKKLVSANSNDFDYTIALGDLYERTERTSQTEKLYNDRIKQVASNGYEVVELYNSFIKKGKVEWGLKTLEAGRKELKKNYPLQIQFAEVYSLLGRTDEMIDEYFDVLDQYPNYSSNIQNALTKQIDFSEDKTGVYQKLKDKLLVRIQKKPNDFVYSEMLIWLFIQKKEFKSALTQTQALDRREKGNGNRVMDLAETCVENSDYTTARSAYRYVIDQGPQNPNYYAAYSALLNIRYREITIEKKYQPQDIREAEKEYREGLKLLGWGRNAVYTAKELAEIKAYYGNDAKGAADLLDSCLAVNGLSDLEKAQIKMALADVLVLQDDIWQASLYYMQIDKDFKFEAIGSEAKFKNARIFYYDGDFKFAQSQLDILKESTSKLIANDAMKLSVLITDNLGLDSNYTAMYQFAQADLLLEQHQYERAFTLYDSINQAFPAHGLADEILLRKAQAMQYQGKWQEALDYLNKIVTYHMDDILSDDAIFTIAEIYEKNLHDKEKAAEYYKKILFECKGSLLTVEARKRYRALRGDVSDSEDL; encoded by the coding sequence ATGAAACAAGCGCTGATTTTCTGTTGTCTTCTTCTTCTTTCTTTTGCGGGTTCGGCACAAACCAGTACCGACCAGCAATTGGCGAATTTGTATTACAACAATGGCGAATTCGAAAAAGCACTTCCGTATTTCGAGAAGATCATTACTAAGCAAAGCACGAAGTTTGACCAGTTGCGCTATGTGGATTGCCTGGAGAAAACCAACCAGGTAAAAGATGCTGAGAAATTCCTGAAAAAACTGGTTTCAGCCAATTCCAATGATTTCGATTATACGATTGCGCTCGGAGATTTATACGAACGGACAGAACGCACTTCGCAAACCGAAAAATTGTACAACGACCGTATCAAACAAGTCGCGTCGAATGGCTATGAAGTAGTTGAATTGTACAATTCCTTCATCAAAAAAGGAAAAGTAGAGTGGGGACTGAAAACCCTCGAAGCGGGAAGAAAAGAATTGAAGAAGAACTATCCTTTGCAGATCCAGTTTGCGGAAGTCTATTCCCTGTTGGGAAGAACCGATGAAATGATCGATGAGTATTTCGATGTCCTGGACCAGTATCCGAACTACAGCAGCAACATTCAGAATGCTTTGACCAAACAGATCGATTTCTCGGAAGATAAAACAGGTGTTTATCAGAAACTGAAAGACAAACTATTGGTGCGCATCCAGAAGAAGCCGAACGATTTTGTGTATTCCGAAATGCTGATCTGGCTGTTCATCCAAAAAAAGGAGTTCAAATCGGCGTTGACACAAACCCAGGCTTTGGACCGTCGTGAGAAAGGAAACGGGAACCGCGTGATGGATTTGGCGGAAACCTGCGTGGAAAACAGCGATTACACAACAGCGCGTTCGGCATACAGGTACGTCATCGACCAGGGGCCGCAAAACCCGAATTACTATGCGGCATACAGTGCGTTGCTGAACATCCGTTACCGCGAAATTACCATCGAAAAGAAATACCAGCCGCAGGATATCCGGGAAGCAGAAAAAGAATACCGTGAAGGGTTGAAGCTTTTGGGCTGGGGAAGAAACGCGGTTTATACGGCAAAAGAACTGGCCGAGATCAAAGCCTATTACGGAAACGACGCCAAAGGAGCAGCCGATTTGCTGGATAGCTGCCTGGCTGTAAACGGATTATCCGACCTGGAAAAGGCACAGATCAAAATGGCATTGGCAGACGTATTGGTACTCCAGGACGATATCTGGCAGGCATCGCTTTACTACATGCAGATCGACAAGGATTTCAAGTTTGAAGCAATCGGTTCCGAAGCGAAATTCAAGAATGCCCGCATTTTCTATTACGACGGCGATTTCAAATTTGCGCAGTCGCAATTAGACATCCTCAAAGAATCGACCAGCAAGCTCATTGCAAACGACGCGATGAAACTATCCGTGCTGATCACAGACAATTTGGGCCTGGACAGCAATTACACCGCCATGTACCAGTTTGCACAGGCAGATTTGCTCTTGGAACAGCACCAATACGAGCGGGCATTTACCCTATACGATTCGATCAATCAGGCATTTCCGGCACACGGATTAGCAGATGAAATTTTGCTCCGCAAGGCACAAGCCATGCAATACCAGGGAAAATGGCAGGAAGCACTCGATTACCTGAACAAAATTGTCACCTATCACATGGATGACATCCTATCCGACGATGCGATATTCACCATCGCTGAGATCTATGAGAAGAACCTCCACGACAAGGAAAAAGCCGCGGAATACTACAAAAAAATCCTTTTTGAATGCAAAGGAAGCCTATTGACAGTTGAAGCACGTAAACGATACCGGGCATTGCGCGGAGATGTATCCGATTCGGAGGATCTGTGA
- a CDS encoding carboxypeptidase-like regulatory domain-containing protein, whose amino-acid sequence MTIKGRVLNPVTGQGIPNVPVVMYRSTLDYPSGSKRVKETTTNSEGYFEISKASLSKCYLTCHVTEVGDYYIIGWEKKDDIPLFDAFTISVKKGKTMHADFYAVPYGNLQININNTSCFDSNDELKIYRTHSIVGFYDNVPNPAVYMGCINQTGNMNKAPMGWYKYNGTVTKNGIVTAKRDSIYLSEGETKIWNINY is encoded by the coding sequence ATGACCATAAAGGGCCGTGTTTTGAACCCTGTTACGGGACAAGGAATTCCGAATGTACCGGTGGTTATGTACCGTTCCACTTTGGATTACCCCAGTGGGAGCAAACGGGTGAAAGAAACGACCACAAATTCGGAAGGATATTTTGAGATTAGCAAAGCGAGTCTCTCCAAATGTTACCTGACTTGTCATGTAACCGAAGTAGGTGACTATTATATTATAGGTTGGGAAAAGAAGGATGACATTCCTTTGTTTGATGCTTTTACCATCAGTGTTAAAAAGGGTAAAACCATGCATGCCGATTTTTACGCAGTACCTTATGGAAACCTACAGATTAATATTAATAACACTTCTTGTTTTGACTCAAACGATGAATTAAAAATTTACAGAACTCATTCAATTGTTGGTTTTTATGATAATGTTCCTAACCCAGCGGTTTATATGGGGTGTATAAATCAAACAGGGAATATGAATAAAGCTCCAATGGGTTGGTATAAGTATAATGGAACTGTTACAAAGAATGGAATTGTAACTGCAAAAAGAGATAGTATCTATTTAAGTGAAGGAGAGACTAAAATTTGGAATATCAACTATTGA
- a CDS encoding NADH-quinone oxidoreductase subunit B, whose protein sequence is MGKVEIINGVETINGEGFQLTMLDKVIGAARANSVWPLPFATSCCGIEYMGTMGSNYDVARFGMERMSFSPRQADLLIVAGTISKKLAPILKQVYEQMAEPKWVLSVGACACSGGIFDTYSVLQGIDRVIPVDVYVPGCPPRPEQIIEGCMNIHRLVKNESLRRRYSDEYKHLLKKYDLNDE, encoded by the coding sequence ATGGGAAAAGTAGAAATTATCAATGGTGTAGAAACCATTAACGGAGAAGGGTTCCAATTGACCATGCTTGACAAGGTCATCGGAGCTGCTCGTGCAAATTCCGTGTGGCCCCTGCCGTTTGCTACCTCTTGCTGTGGTATCGAATACATGGGAACAATGGGGAGTAACTACGACGTGGCGCGTTTCGGAATGGAACGTATGTCCTTTTCTCCACGCCAGGCAGATCTGTTGATCGTTGCCGGTACAATCTCCAAAAAACTGGCTCCGATCCTGAAACAGGTTTACGAACAAATGGCAGAGCCGAAATGGGTTCTTTCTGTGGGTGCATGCGCTTGTTCGGGGGGAATTTTTGATACATACTCCGTATTGCAGGGAATTGACCGCGTGATTCCGGTAGACGTTTACGTTCCGGGATGTCCGCCAAGACCCGAGCAAATCATCGAAGGATGTATGAACATTCACCGTTTGGTGAAAAACGAATCATTGCGCCGACGTTATTCGGATGAATACAAGCATTTGTTGAAGAAATACGATTTGAACGATGAGTAA
- a CDS encoding NADH-quinone oxidoreductase subunit D, whose protein sequence is MSDTPNNKSLFADETIDGQIATLNLGPTHPATHGIFQNVLTVDGEKILDSVQTVGYIHRAFEKLAERRPYNQITPITDRLNYCSSPINNMGWEMTMEKLIGVQVPKKVDYMRVIIMELARIADHLVCNSVIGVDTGALTGFTYMFQEREKIYELYEEVCGARLTTNIGRIGGFERDFSPAFHTKLKKFLQEFPKRFQEFDDLLLRNRIFMDRTIKAGPISAERAMDYGFTGPNLRAAGVDYDVRVMTPYSSYEDFDFEIPVGTHGDTYDRFCVRQEEVRQSLRIIEQAYKNMPEGKHFSPDVPEFYLPPKADVYTKMEALIYHFKIVMGETPVPVGEVYHAVEGGNGELGFHLISDGGRTPYRLQFRRPCFIYYQAYPEMIKGQTISDAVLTLSSLNVIAGELDA, encoded by the coding sequence ATGAGCGATACTCCAAATAACAAAAGCCTGTTTGCCGATGAAACCATCGACGGACAAATCGCGACGCTGAACCTTGGGCCGACTCACCCGGCAACACACGGAATTTTCCAGAACGTGTTGACCGTTGACGGTGAGAAAATCCTGGATTCGGTTCAAACAGTAGGTTACATTCACCGTGCTTTTGAAAAGCTGGCTGAAAGAAGGCCTTACAACCAGATTACACCGATCACAGACCGATTGAACTATTGTTCTTCCCCGATCAACAACATGGGTTGGGAAATGACGATGGAAAAACTGATCGGGGTGCAGGTGCCGAAGAAAGTGGATTACATGCGTGTGATCATCATGGAATTGGCGCGCATTGCAGACCATTTGGTTTGTAACTCGGTAATCGGGGTGGATACCGGGGCATTGACGGGATTTACCTACATGTTCCAGGAGCGTGAAAAAATCTACGAATTGTACGAAGAAGTATGTGGTGCACGTTTGACCACCAACATCGGCCGTATCGGAGGATTTGAGCGCGATTTTTCACCGGCGTTCCACACGAAATTAAAGAAATTCCTTCAGGAATTCCCGAAGCGTTTCCAGGAGTTCGACGACCTGTTATTGCGTAACCGTATTTTCATGGACCGTACCATTAAAGCCGGGCCAATCAGCGCAGAGCGTGCAATGGATTACGGATTCACGGGGCCAAACTTGCGTGCGGCAGGTGTGGATTACGATGTAAGAGTGATGACACCTTATTCTTCCTACGAAGATTTCGACTTTGAAATCCCTGTCGGAACACATGGAGACACTTACGACCGTTTCTGTGTGCGCCAGGAAGAAGTGCGTCAGAGTTTGAGAATCATTGAGCAGGCGTATAAGAACATGCCGGAAGGAAAACACTTTTCACCGGACGTTCCTGAATTCTATTTGCCTCCGAAAGCAGACGTTTATACGAAAATGGAAGCGTTGATCTACCACTTCAAAATCGTAATGGGTGAAACACCGGTTCCGGTCGGAGAAGTTTACCACGCGGTTGAAGGTGGAAACGGGGAATTAGGGTTCCACCTGATTTCAGACGGAGGAAGAACACCATACAGACTTCAGTTTAGAAGACCTTGTTTTATTTACTACCAGGCATATCCGGAAATGATTAAAGGGCAAACCATCTCAGATGCCGTTTTGACCTTAAGTAGTTTGAATGTGATTGCAGGAGAATTGGACGCATAA
- a CDS encoding NADH-quinone oxidoreductase subunit A, with the protein MSSAEDYLPILLQAGVALGFVVMVLVVAPMLGPKLFGKKKNANWECGIEEVGNARFPISIRYLLTAILFVLFDVEVIFFYPYAVNFKFLQSDGLIAVIVFVAFFLTGFFYVLKKGALEWEK; encoded by the coding sequence ATGTCTTCTGCAGAAGATTACTTACCGATATTGCTCCAGGCAGGTGTTGCCCTGGGCTTTGTTGTAATGGTTTTGGTAGTTGCCCCGATGTTGGGTCCCAAACTATTCGGAAAAAAGAAAAATGCCAACTGGGAGTGTGGTATTGAAGAAGTTGGAAACGCTCGTTTTCCGATCTCCATTCGTTATTTATTAACCGCAATTTTGTTCGTACTGTTCGACGTGGAAGTAATCTTCTTCTACCCGTACGCGGTGAATTTTAAATTCCTGCAGTCCGACGGATTGATCGCGGTAATTGTTTTCGTAGCATTCTTCCTGACCGGATTTTTCTACGTACTTAAAAAAGGTGCTTTAGAATGGGAAAAGTAG